The Streptomyces sp. NBC_01363 region GTGAGGTGCCAGCCGAACCGGGTGCGCCAGTGCGCGGCGGCGGTCGGCGTCGTCCGCTCCCACAGATCGGCCAGGGCGATCACGGCGGCGGGGAGCCGCCCGTCCGGCAGCGGGGCCGGGGCGTTGCCCTCGATGACGGTCCGCATCAGCTCGACCACGTCCCGCACCCGCTCCGGGCTGCGGCCGAGATGGCCGTCGTCGAGCTGGTCGTCGACGAGAAACAGCCATACGAACCAGTCGGCGGCGAGGTCGAGGTTCTTGCTGTCCGCGGTCGGGTACACCATGCCGACGAATGAGCCGAAGTCCGCCTGCGCGAAGCGGTCCCTGGCCGAATCACGGTGCACCAGACCGGTGTTGCGCGTCCATTCGTCGAGGTGGACCCTGGTGTGCCCGACGTGCGGGTTGGTTCGCTGGGGGAACGGGCAGTAGATGTCCGGCAGTTCGCTCTCCACGGGTGGGTCGTGATCCTCTCCGGTCGTACGTGTGACGGAAGTTGTGACCCTTCCGGCTGTTCCTCCGGGGCGTCGACGAGACCCACGGGACCTGCGGCTTTGAAGCTACCCGACCCTTTGTCACCAGGTCCAGGGAAGATGATCGGGAATGATTCGAACGTTCCTCGGGTAGGGTCCGCGGGCAAGGCAGGTTCCACTTGCCCGGGACTCCCGCCCGGTTCCTTCGGAGGAACATACGAAAGCGGGTGTCCTTTGCTGTGTCTTCATGGAAGCGACCTGCTCCGTTTCGTGTGAAAAAATGAGCGTTATGCGTTTTCTTGAGCCCGGTACTGGTCGTTACACAGAGTCCCCCTCGGTCCCGTACGACCTCACGTACGACGACGTCTTCATGGTCCCGGGCCGTTCGGCAGTCGGTTCCCGCCAGGGTGTCGATCTCTCCTCGCCCGACGGCACCGGCACCACCATCCCGCTCGTCGTCGCGAACATGACGGCCATCGCGGGCCGCCGGATGGCCGAAACGATCGCCCGCCGCGGTGGGCTCGTCGTCATCCCGCAGGACATCCCGATCGAGGTCGTCACCGACGTCATCTCCTGGGTGAAGACACGGCACCTGGTGCTGGACACGCCGATCGTGCTGGCCCCGGGCCAGACGGTCGCCGACGCACTGTCGCTGCTGCCGAAGCGCGCGCACGGCGCGGGCGTCGTCGTCGACGAGGAACAGCGGCCCCTCGGTGTCGTCACCGAGCACGACCTGACCGGCGTCGACCGCTTCACCCAGCTCTCCGAGGTCATGTCCAAGGACCTGGTGCTGCTCGACGCGGACATCGATCCGCGCGACGCGTTCAACAAGCTGGACGGTGCCAACCGCAAGCTCGCCCCCGCCGTCGACGCGGAGGGCCGGCTCGTCGGCATCCTCACCCGTAAGGCCGCCCTGCGCGCCACCCTGTACACCCCCGCCACCGACGCCGACGGCAGGCTGCGGATCGCCGCCGCCGTCGGGATCAACGGCGATGTCGCGGGCAAGGCCAAGCAGCTTCTCGACGCGGGCGTCGACACGCTCGTCGTGGACACCGCCCACGGCCACCAGGAGTCCATGATCAGCGCGGTCCGGGCCGTCCGCGCGCTCGACCCGCACGTCCCGATCGTCGCGGGCAACATCGTCGCCGCCGAGGGCGTGCGCGACCTCATCGAGGCCGGCGCGGACATCATCAAGGTCGGTGTCGGCCCCGGCGCCATGTGCACCACCCGGATGATGACCGGTGTGGGCCGGCCGCAGTTCTCCGCCGTTCTGGAGTGCGCCGCCGAGGCCAAGAAGTACGGCAAGCACGTCTGGGCGGACGGTGGCGTCCGGCACCCGCGCGATGTCGCCATGGCGCTCGCCGCGGGCGCGTCCAACGTGATGATCGGCTCCTGGTTCGCCGGAACGTACGAGTCGCCCGGCGACCTCCAGCAGTCCGCCGACGGCCGCTTCTACAAGGAGTCCTTCGGCATGGCGTCCGCGCGCGCCGTGAAGAACCGCACCTCGGACGAGTCCTCGTACGACCGGGCCCGCAAGGCGCTCTTCGAGGAGGGCATCTCCACCTCGCGGATGTTCCTCGACCCGGCCAGGCCCGGCGTCGAGGACCTGATCGACTCGATCATCGCGGGCGTCCGCTCCTCCTGCACCTACGCCGGCGCGGCCTCCCTGGCGGAGTTCGCCGAGAAGGCGGTCGTCGGGGTGCAGAGCGCCGCCGGATACGCCGAGGGCAAGCCGCTGCACGCCAGCTGGAGTTGATCCCGAAGCACCGCAACGCCGGTGCCCCTCCAGGCCGTTCGGGCCCGGAGGGGCGCCGGCGTTTTCGGGTGCTTTCACCGGATGGCGCGGATGTCCGGTTCCGGCCCCCGGACAGCGCAGTGAGCCGCTTCAACCCCGTTGGAATGTAAGTAACATGAAGCCCAATCAGCTGCCCGTTCCTCCGTGGTAAGGGATCTCATGTCCTTCTTCACCGACCTGGCTCATCAGTACATCGACGGAGAGTGGAGGCCGGGCAAGGGCTCCTGGGACATCATCGACTTCAATCCGTACAACGGTGAGAAGCTCGCCTCGATCACGGTCGCCACGGCCGACGAGGTGGACCAGGCCTACCGGTCCGCGCAGGACGCCCAGCGGGCCTGGGGCGACACCAACCCGTACGCCAGGCGGATGGTGCTGGAGCGGGCGCTGCGCATCGTCGAGGAGCGCGAGTCCGAGATCGGCGACGCGATCGTCGCGGAACTGGGCGGTACCCGGCTGAAGGCGGCCTTCGAGCTGCACCTCGCCAAGGAGTTCCTGCGGGAGTCGGTCCAGCTCGCGCTGCGGCCCGCCGGCCAGATACTGCCCTCGCCGACCGAGGGCAAGGAGAACCGTGTCTACCGGGTGCCCGTCGGCGTCGTGGGCGTCATCAGCCCCTTCAACTTCCCGTTCCTGCTGTCGCTGAAGTCGGTCGCCCCCGCCCTGGCCCTCGGCAACGCGGTGGTGCTCAAGCCGCACCAGAACACCCCGGTCTGCGGCGGCACGCTGGTGGCGAAGGTGTTCGAGGAGGCCGGACTGCCGGCCGGCCTGCTGAACGTCGTGGTCACCGACATCGCCGAGATCGGTGACGCGCTGCTGGAGCACCCCGTTCCGCAGGTCATCTCCTTCACCGGCTCGGACAAGGTGGGGCGGCACGTCGCCACGGTCTGCGCGGCGAACCTCAAGCGCGCCGTGCTCGAACTCGGCGGCAACAGCGCGCTGATCGTCCTCGACGACGCCGATCTGGACTACGCCGTGGACGCGGCCGTGTTCAGCCGGTACGTGCACCAGGGCCAGGTCTGCATGGCCGCCAACCGGATCCTGGTCGACCGGGCGGTGGAGAAGGAGTTCACCGAGAAGTTCGTCGCCAAGGTCGCCTCGCTGCCGGTCGGTGACCCGGCCGACCCGGAGACCGTGATCGGCCCGCTGATCAACTCCTCGCAGGCCGAGGCCATTTCCTCGCTCGTCGAGCAGACCGTGGCGGCCGGTGCGACGGCCCTGCTGCACGGCCGGGCCGACGGCAATCTGGTGAGCCCGTCCGTGCTGACCGGGCTGGCCGCCGATTCCCCCGTCCTGTCCCAGGAGATCTTCGGGCCGGTCGCGCTCCTCGTGCCGTTCGACGGCGAGGACGAGGCGGTACGGATCGCCAACGACACCCCGTACGGCCTGAGCGGTGCGGTGCACACGGGTGACA contains the following coding sequences:
- a CDS encoding GuaB1 family IMP dehydrogenase-related protein; this translates as MRFLEPGTGRYTESPSVPYDLTYDDVFMVPGRSAVGSRQGVDLSSPDGTGTTIPLVVANMTAIAGRRMAETIARRGGLVVIPQDIPIEVVTDVISWVKTRHLVLDTPIVLAPGQTVADALSLLPKRAHGAGVVVDEEQRPLGVVTEHDLTGVDRFTQLSEVMSKDLVLLDADIDPRDAFNKLDGANRKLAPAVDAEGRLVGILTRKAALRATLYTPATDADGRLRIAAAVGINGDVAGKAKQLLDAGVDTLVVDTAHGHQESMISAVRAVRALDPHVPIVAGNIVAAEGVRDLIEAGADIIKVGVGPGAMCTTRMMTGVGRPQFSAVLECAAEAKKYGKHVWADGGVRHPRDVAMALAAGASNVMIGSWFAGTYESPGDLQQSADGRFYKESFGMASARAVKNRTSDESSYDRARKALFEEGISTSRMFLDPARPGVEDLIDSIIAGVRSSCTYAGAASLAEFAEKAVVGVQSAAGYAEGKPLHASWS
- a CDS encoding aldehyde dehydrogenase family protein, whose amino-acid sequence is MSFFTDLAHQYIDGEWRPGKGSWDIIDFNPYNGEKLASITVATADEVDQAYRSAQDAQRAWGDTNPYARRMVLERALRIVEERESEIGDAIVAELGGTRLKAAFELHLAKEFLRESVQLALRPAGQILPSPTEGKENRVYRVPVGVVGVISPFNFPFLLSLKSVAPALALGNAVVLKPHQNTPVCGGTLVAKVFEEAGLPAGLLNVVVTDIAEIGDALLEHPVPQVISFTGSDKVGRHVATVCAANLKRAVLELGGNSALIVLDDADLDYAVDAAVFSRYVHQGQVCMAANRILVDRAVEKEFTEKFVAKVASLPVGDPADPETVIGPLINSSQAEAISSLVEQTVAAGATALLHGRADGNLVSPSVLTGLAADSPVLSQEIFGPVALLVPFDGEDEAVRIANDTPYGLSGAVHTGDIERGVRVGQRIHTGMIHINDGTVHDEPIVPFGGEKSSGLGRLNGDAMVEAFTSQKWISVQHGRSRFPF